A genomic region of Pseudomonadota bacterium contains the following coding sequences:
- a CDS encoding ATP-dependent Clp protease adaptor ClpS has translation MSDFAFDQQTWVVDKHKNRLAEPPRYKVLLHNDHYTSMEFVVEILEEVFHHSRTAAESIMLQIHRQGLGCAGEYDREIAESKVATVTRRAGAAGFPLRCSLEKV, from the coding sequence ATGAGTGATTTCGCTTTTGACCAGCAAACCTGGGTCGTCGATAAGCATAAAAATCGGCTGGCGGAGCCCCCCCGCTATAAAGTCCTGCTCCATAATGATCACTACACCAGCATGGAATTTGTGGTCGAGATTCTGGAAGAGGTCTTTCATCACAGCCGGACGGCGGCCGAAAGCATCATGCTTCAGATCCATCGTCAGGGGCTGGGCTGCGCGGGCGAGTATGATCGGGAAATCGCGGAGAGCAAGGTGGCGACCGTCACTCGCCGGGCCGGCGCCGCGGGATTTCCTCTGCGTTGCAGCCTGGAGAAGGTTTAA
- the clpA gene encoding ATP-dependent Clp protease ATP-binding subunit ClpA, with the protein MINPELEQAIVAAFREAKTREHEYLTIEHLLYATLQSESGRRIIEQCGGDIVTLIARLENYFSARIPKLKNGAQSAPTETLAFQRLIQRTLIHVQMAEKPEAELGDLLASIFEEDESHACFFLRDQGITRLDILRLLSAADETAAAPHAAPAAGPSERRFDKNHDSGADSRAAEKKKATPLAAFTVDLKARAAAGDIDPLIGRESEMQRTLQVLCRRRKNNPLLIGEPGVGKTAMAEGLALRLHQGRAPASLLDYQIYALDLGAVLAGTKYRGQFEERLKGIIAELEKKGKVVLFIDEIHTLVGAGAAGGSSMDASNLLKPVLAAGRIRCLGSTTHEEYRHNFSRDRALARRFQAIDLAEPSPEESYAILQGLKASYEEHHQVRYSQAALRAAVELSARYVNDHCLPDKAIDVIDEAAAAARLNANGHELRTIRVPDIEKVVSQMARVPVKKVNADHSARLAALDKHLRARIFGQDEAIAALFRALKRTHAGLNQPERPVGSFLFTGPTGVGKTEICRQAADCLGIELIRFDMSEYMEKHAVARLIGSPPGYVGFEQGGLLTEQIRKHPHALLLLDEIDKAHPDIFAILLQVMDYATLTDNNGKKADFRHTILVMTSNAGAREMAANSIGFGQTKAHEPQDRGRKALEKLFSPEFRNRLDEIIFFKPLNQDIMLQVVDKFMLRLEAFLKPRKVRLALSAAARIWLAENGYQPKFGARPLDRLIQENIKDRLADEILFGRLKQGGDARIELKQGKLEIIIAGKA; encoded by the coding sequence ATGATCAATCCCGAGCTGGAACAAGCCATTGTCGCGGCCTTTCGCGAAGCCAAAACCCGAGAACACGAATATCTGACGATTGAGCATCTGCTGTACGCCACCCTGCAAAGTGAAAGCGGACGCCGGATTATCGAACAGTGCGGCGGCGACATCGTCACCCTGATCGCCCGCCTGGAAAATTATTTTTCGGCCCGGATTCCCAAATTAAAAAACGGCGCTCAGAGCGCGCCGACGGAAACCCTCGCCTTTCAGCGGCTGATTCAAAGAACCCTGATTCATGTTCAGATGGCGGAGAAGCCGGAAGCCGAACTCGGCGACCTGCTGGCCTCAATCTTTGAAGAGGATGAAAGCCACGCCTGTTTTTTTCTGCGTGACCAGGGCATCACCCGGCTCGACATCTTACGCCTCCTTTCCGCCGCCGATGAAACGGCCGCGGCACCACACGCGGCACCCGCCGCCGGGCCAAGCGAGCGCCGTTTCGACAAAAACCATGATTCCGGTGCGGACAGCCGCGCGGCGGAGAAAAAAAAAGCCACGCCACTGGCCGCTTTCACCGTTGACCTAAAAGCCCGAGCCGCCGCCGGGGACATCGACCCCCTGATCGGGCGCGAGAGCGAAATGCAGCGCACCCTGCAGGTCCTCTGCCGCCGCCGGAAAAACAACCCGCTGCTGATCGGCGAGCCCGGAGTAGGCAAAACCGCGATGGCCGAAGGTCTGGCGCTGCGTCTGCATCAGGGCCGCGCCCCCGCGAGTCTGCTCGACTATCAGATTTACGCTCTCGATCTGGGCGCGGTACTGGCCGGCACCAAATATCGGGGCCAGTTTGAGGAAAGGCTGAAGGGAATCATCGCGGAACTTGAAAAAAAGGGCAAGGTTGTTCTGTTTATCGACGAGATTCACACCCTGGTCGGAGCCGGGGCCGCCGGCGGCAGTTCCATGGACGCCTCCAACCTGCTCAAACCGGTGCTGGCCGCCGGGCGAATTCGCTGCCTGGGTTCGACCACGCACGAGGAATACCGGCATAATTTCAGCCGCGACCGGGCCCTGGCCCGCCGTTTTCAGGCCATCGACCTGGCCGAACCCAGTCCCGAGGAAAGCTATGCCATTCTGCAGGGACTCAAGGCTTCCTATGAAGAACATCATCAGGTTCGTTACAGCCAGGCCGCCCTGCGGGCGGCGGTCGAGCTCTCGGCCCGTTACGTCAACGATCACTGCCTGCCGGACAAGGCCATCGACGTCATCGACGAAGCCGCGGCGGCAGCACGCCTGAACGCGAACGGCCATGAACTCAGGACCATTCGCGTGCCGGATATCGAGAAGGTGGTCTCGCAGATGGCCCGGGTTCCGGTCAAGAAGGTCAACGCCGATCACAGCGCCCGTCTGGCCGCTCTCGACAAACATCTGCGAGCCCGGATTTTCGGTCAGGATGAAGCCATCGCCGCCCTCTTTCGGGCCCTGAAGAGGACCCATGCCGGCCTCAATCAGCCGGAGCGCCCTGTAGGCTCATTTCTCTTTACCGGGCCGACCGGAGTCGGCAAGACCGAAATCTGTCGCCAGGCGGCCGACTGTCTGGGCATCGAACTGATCCGTTTCGACATGAGTGAGTACATGGAAAAACATGCGGTCGCCCGGCTCATCGGCTCGCCGCCCGGCTATGTCGGTTTTGAACAGGGCGGGCTGCTGACCGAACAGATCCGCAAACATCCGCACGCCCTTCTGCTTCTGGACGAGATCGACAAGGCCCATCCCGACATCTTCGCGATCCTGCTGCAGGTCATGGATTACGCCACCCTGACCGACAACAACGGCAAGAAAGCCGATTTCCGGCACACCATCCTGGTCATGACCAGTAACGCCGGAGCCCGGGAGATGGCCGCCAACAGCATCGGTTTCGGCCAGACAAAAGCGCATGAGCCGCAGGACCGAGGGCGCAAGGCCCTGGAGAAGCTGTTCAGCCCGGAATTCCGCAATCGCCTGGATGAAATTATCTTTTTCAAACCCCTGAATCAGGACATCATGCTGCAAGTGGTAGATAAATTCATGCTGCGGTTGGAAGCTTTCCTCAAACCGCGCAAGGTCAGGCTCGCGTTGTCGGCGGCAGCCCGAATCTGGCTGGCTGAAAACGGCTATCAGCCCAAATTCGGCGCCCGCCCCCTGGACCGCCTGATCCAGGAGAACATCAAGGATCGCCTAGCCGATGAAATTCTTTTCGGTCGGTTAAAACAGGGCGGCGACGCCCGGATCGAACTGAAACAGGGCAAACTCGAAATCATCATCGCCGGCAAAGCTTAA
- a CDS encoding murein transglycosylase gives MMISRRAAARWGVFLVLLLSAAALLSARLSRFAGERAVFEAVAPQALILDDDLDPQSLALALERNLGYFDRLPQDRVFTYGTISVGLARLRRAQVELLSFLALSPARPALAAYLEKHFVFLEVRKKSWLPRRRPASPILYTGYYVPTLRGALQPSPRFCYPLYRQPDDLVVVDLSNFDLRRPVAKLWPWLEALPLIPKIDELVFPKLRGRLLKNGTVVPYHARAEIDYAGTLLDRGLELVWVDDEIDRFFLQIQGSGKIELAEGGSLMVGYAAANGHPYQSIGGWLVRQEIMTRDEVSMPSIRAWLKAHPERRQEIFTVNSSYVFFRELPGREPLGCDQAPLTGGRSIATDRTLFPGGALAWIETRLPTFTDEGKLSGWRDSRRLVLNQDTGGAITGPFRVDLYCGDDLAAEQTAGLMKEPGRFLLLLPRE, from the coding sequence ATGATGATTTCGCGACGCGCGGCGGCGCGGTGGGGAGTTTTTCTGGTCTTGCTGCTCTCGGCGGCGGCGCTTTTATCGGCGCGGCTGAGCCGGTTTGCCGGAGAAAGAGCGGTTTTTGAGGCCGTCGCGCCCCAGGCTCTGATCTTGGACGATGATCTTGATCCCCAATCCCTGGCGCTGGCTTTGGAGCGTAATCTCGGTTATTTTGACAGACTGCCCCAGGATCGGGTTTTTACTTACGGAACGATTTCGGTTGGCCTTGCCCGCTTGCGTCGGGCGCAGGTCGAACTGCTGAGCTTTCTCGCCTTATCGCCGGCCCGGCCGGCCCTGGCCGCGTATCTGGAAAAACACTTCGTCTTTTTGGAAGTGCGAAAAAAATCATGGCTGCCCCGGCGGCGCCCGGCGTCACCGATCCTGTATACCGGTTACTACGTTCCGACCCTGCGGGGCGCCTTGCAACCGAGTCCGCGGTTTTGTTATCCGCTGTATCGTCAGCCGGATGATCTGGTGGTGGTCGATCTGAGTAACTTCGATCTGCGCCGCCCGGTGGCCAAACTCTGGCCCTGGCTTGAGGCCCTGCCCCTGATTCCCAAAATTGATGAACTGGTCTTTCCCAAGCTTCGCGGCCGTCTGCTGAAAAACGGCACGGTCGTGCCCTATCATGCCCGGGCTGAAATCGATTATGCGGGAACATTGCTCGACCGCGGGCTGGAACTGGTCTGGGTGGATGATGAAATCGACCGTTTTTTCCTGCAGATTCAGGGTTCGGGAAAGATCGAGCTGGCTGAAGGCGGGTCCCTGATGGTCGGCTACGCCGCCGCCAACGGCCACCCTTACCAGAGTATCGGGGGCTGGCTGGTGCGCCAGGAAATCATGACCCGGGATGAGGTTTCCATGCCGTCGATTCGGGCCTGGCTCAAGGCCCATCCCGAGCGCCGGCAGGAAATCTTTACCGTCAATTCAAGTTATGTTTTTTTTCGTGAACTGCCCGGCCGGGAACCTCTGGGCTGCGATCAGGCGCCGCTGACCGGGGGGCGTTCGATCGCCACGGATCGAACCCTGTTTCCCGGCGGTGCCCTGGCCTGGATAGAAACCCGGCTGCCGACTTTTACCGACGAGGGTAAACTTTCGGGTTGGCGCGACAGCCGGCGCCTGGTGCTTAATCAGGATACCGGCGGCGCCATCACCGGCCCTTTCCGGGTCGATCTTTACTGTGGCGACGATCTGGCGGCAGAGCAGACCGCCGGGCTCATGAAAGAACCGGGACGTTTCCTTCTCTTACTGCCGCGCGAGTAA